Below is a genomic region from Mycolicibacter hiberniae.
CGCAGTGTTCGCCGGTGCGCTCAACGAACACTGGACCATCGGCCCCAAGGTGCACGGCGGAGCGATGCTGGCGTTGTGCGCCAAGGCCGCGCGCACCGCGCACGGCGGGGGACTGCAGCCCGTTGCGGTGTCCGCCAGCTATCTGTGGGCCCCCGACCCCGGTCCGATGCAGTTGGTGGCGACGATCCGCAAGCGCGGCCGCCGCGTCAGCCTCGTCGACGTCGAACTCAACCAGGGGGAGCGCACCGCGGTGCGCGCGGTCATCACACTCAGCGAGCCGGAGCACGAGGCGCCGCCGCTGCTGTCGTTCAACCCGGTGGTGCCGCTGATGACACCGGAGCCGCCGCCCGGGCTGCAGCCGATCGGTCCCGGGCACCCGATGGAGCACATCGTGCACCTGGCCCACGGCTGCGACATCCGCCCGGCGCTGACCACGCTCGGCCCACGCTCCGACGGGGGCCCGCCGGTGATCGAGATGTGGGTGCGGCCTAAGGGCACCGCGCCCGATGTGCTGTTCGCACTGCTGTGCGGGGACGTGTCGGCGCCGGTGACCTACGCCGTCAATCGCACCGGCTGGGCGCCCACCGTGCAGCTCACCGCCTACCTGCGGGCGGTCCCGGCCGACGGGTGGCTGCGGGTGATCTGCAGCTGCGTGCAGATCGGTCAGGACTGGTTCGACGAGGACCACACCGTCGTCGACTGCAAGGGCCGAATCGTGGTGCAGTCGCGTCAGCTGGCGATGGTTCCCGCGCGGTAGCTCCGCCGCGCCGGGCTCCGCCGCGCTTGCGATCGCCCGGTGTTGTTGCGGGCGACCCGCCGCGCTCGGCTCCGCCGCGCTTGCGATCGCCCGGTGTTGTTGCGGGCGACCCGCCGCGCTCGGCTCCGCCGCGCTTGCGATCGCCCGGTGTTGTTGCGGGCGACCCGCCGCGCTCGGCTCCGCCGCGCTTGCGATCGCCCGGTCTGACATGCTGTCGCCATGGCCAGAATCGCGATCATCGGTGGCGGAAACATGGGCGAGGCAATGCTTGCGGGTCTGCTGGCCGCCGGACGTCCGGTCAAGGACCTGGTGGTCGCCGAACGGTACGGCGACCGGGCCCGGCAGCTGGCGGAGAAGTACTCGGTGTTGGTGACCTCGGTCGCCGACGCGGTGGAGAACGCCGCCATCGTGATCGTCGCGGTGAAGCCGCAGGACGTCGACTCGGTGGTCGAGGAGTACGCCAAGAACGTCACCGCCGCGTCCGGGGACAGCGCCGAGCAGGTGCTGGTCACCGTTGTGGCCGGTCTCACCACGGGATACGTGGAATCCAAGCTGCCTGCGGGCGCCGCGGTGGTGCGGGTGATGCCCAACACCCCGGTGAAGGTCGGTGTCGGGGCCAGTGCGCTGGCCAGGGGACGGTTCCCCACCAACGAACAAGTCAAAGAGGTGGCCGCCCTGTTCGAGTGCGTGGGGACGGTGGCGATCGTTCCGGAAGATCAGATGGATGCGGTGACCGCGGTGTCGGGTTCGGGGCCGGCCTACTTCTTCTTGATGGTCGAGGCGCTGGTCGACGCCGGAGTCGCGGCCGGGCTGAGCCGGCAGGCGGCCACCGATCTGGCCGTGCAGACGATGGCGGGAAGCGCGCAGATGCTGCTGGAGGAGCGCGGTGCCGACGAGGGGCAACCGAGGACCGGAATGGACACCGCCCCGGCTTACCTGAGAGCGATGGTGACTTCACCGGGCGGGACCACTGCGGCGGCGCTGCGCGAGCTGGAGGCCGGTGGCCTGCGGACCGCGGTCGATAGGGCGGTTCAAGCCGCAAAAACACGCTCTGAGCAGCTAAGAATTACATCAGAGTAATTCACTTATTTTTCACATATTGGCTCTCACTAGTCGCAGGAACC
It encodes:
- the proC gene encoding pyrroline-5-carboxylate reductase, which codes for MARIAIIGGGNMGEAMLAGLLAAGRPVKDLVVAERYGDRARQLAEKYSVLVTSVADAVENAAIVIVAVKPQDVDSVVEEYAKNVTAASGDSAEQVLVTVVAGLTTGYVESKLPAGAAVVRVMPNTPVKVGVGASALARGRFPTNEQVKEVAALFECVGTVAIVPEDQMDAVTAVSGSGPAYFFLMVEALVDAGVAAGLSRQAATDLAVQTMAGSAQMLLEERGADEGQPRTGMDTAPAYLRAMVTSPGGTTAAALRELEAGGLRTAVDRAVQAAKTRSEQLRITSE
- a CDS encoding thioesterase family protein, which codes for MTSSTLFTDAMALEPIAGHHGDDVAVFAGALNEHWTIGPKVHGGAMLALCAKAARTAHGGGLQPVAVSASYLWAPDPGPMQLVATIRKRGRRVSLVDVELNQGERTAVRAVITLSEPEHEAPPLLSFNPVVPLMTPEPPPGLQPIGPGHPMEHIVHLAHGCDIRPALTTLGPRSDGGPPVIEMWVRPKGTAPDVLFALLCGDVSAPVTYAVNRTGWAPTVQLTAYLRAVPADGWLRVICSCVQIGQDWFDEDHTVVDCKGRIVVQSRQLAMVPAR